The sequence ttttttgtgttgtctttttttgtacttattgttttttgcACTTATGTGTTGTTATGTTTTTTGGTACTTATttttcttgtctttgctctgttggCACCAAGTTGCATACTTTGCGCTTTATGaggctaggacaaacttctgtcctagctctgtgttgttgatttttgtgtttgaactttatcttgtatgtttatgtagcaccaggtcctggagaaacgttgtttcatttcactatgtactgcgtcagctatacactactcacaaaaacttaaggatattcggcttttgggtgaactttcaggatgcacctaaaatacAATAGGATGCacctataacctttccaggtgaacttaatttgaccttctctacacttttgaatgcacatgtccaactgttcagtgtttcagtactttttgcagaacttgctgttctctaacaaggtgcttaacagcaaaattcacaactggtggtTGATCCaggaatcgaccaataaattttctagttcaattagaattggtatttaaacagtcctcttcatcatgctgttcacattttgacatcatgagaccaagatgacacgactaacaattgatcaacagtacctcaccattgcgaggcttcaaacaggatgttctcagagggaagtggccactgagcttagagtgtcatagagtgtcatcagcaggttgcgacagacatacagagagacttgacgagtcacagaaaggcatagaagtggatgtcctttggccacatcccatgttgatgaccgcttcattgtgaacagtgccctgcagaaccggatgatgaatgccactcaactccaggcacatttaagggaggtgagaggcaccgaagtgtcacatcagaccattccaaaccgtttacatcagcgtggtctgtgtgctagacgacctgcaagggtacatGACCATACCATCAGGCACAGGCGTCAGGCctgggagcatttacgctggacgagggaccagtgggactcagtgctgttctctgatgaaagtcgattcatgttgagcagaaatgatggccaccaacgatgttggagacgtcaaggagagcactatgcatcagccactgttgtggtggtgttacagtctgggcaggtgtgccTACTCagtacagaactgccctacatcttgtgaatggtacagtgacaagacaatactacctgaataacatcattaatctaTTCATTGTGCcgctgcatgaacaacacaggcctaatttcatcttcatggacgacaatgctccagctcatcgaggtcgcatcattagggaacagctgctgtaggctggggtacctcaaatggagtggcctgtactttctccagacccgaatcccatagaaaacctctgggatcagccgagtcgccgtgtagaggctcgtaaccctgcaccccagaacctcaatgacctgagggccacccttcaagaagagtggaatgccatgcctcagcagacaataagactcgtgaacagcatgagatgtcgtggtcaagctgtaattgatggtcaagggcacatgacaaattattgagacattgagattttttgttgtggtatacccaccactgttgttggccagactggactattgtaatgcattactgcatcttcaataaataagctacagttagtccagaatgcagccaccagagttcttaccaggtaaagaaaatatgaaggtataaccccaatattatcattcCTGCACTGGATACCTGTTAActttagaattgattacaaactagcactacttacataaaaggctctaaatggtttaccTCCCAcatatctaaccagtcttctgacacgttacaatccaccacactccttaagatcacaaaactctagacttctggtagttcccagaatattaaagtctacaaaagggggtagagcattttcgtatttagctcctaaactttggaatagtcttcctgacagtgtttggggctcagacacagtcttccagtttaaaagtagattaaagacatatctctgtAGCCTGGCATACACTTAATTCCTCCCATAACCTtctactccagtacatctgatcaaatgcacattatcatctagtgctgctaatatcatgaacggcagctacgctaattcctttccacctgttcctttttctacccatcccgaggcatctggagattgtgtcagctccagtagacagaggccctGTGAGGATCCTCAGgtatccagagatggaccaactccagctgggttctgcttcatgaggatttgggtatatcaaagcaacgcaGCCAGCCCCATGTGGACttcgaggacgacaacaacctccaaattaatacacacactaacactctaaataCGCTGTAGCTGCATCATACTTtacactgtacataactgcaaaaaggacattgttcatatgaCACTCTTCTgtatttagaataatttataatcacactctccggtgtcacccaaatgaggatgggtttcccttttaaatctggttcctctcaaggtttcttactcataccatctaagggagtttttctcactagggatgattttgtctaacatctaggactttttacactatgtttttgtttcctatgttctgtaaagctgctttgagacaatgttcattgttaaaagtgctataaaaataaaattgaattgaattaatttatGATAATGAATCTTGTATGATTCCACTTTTGTTAGTTGTTAATAATTTCtcaaaaaatgtcttttatatgaaaaatatttaaatagaataTTGCCATCATATGAATTGGGTAAATAATCTTAAACTGCATGctaaaaaattttaaaaccaATTTGTTAGTATTTTTTAACCCACTACCTCCAGTTATCAATACAATcaatattatttgtattgtgtTAGAAGTTTAATTTCATTGTAGGCcattgtaggttttttttttgtttgtttgtttttttttagccaaaATTTTCGACATTTTTCTCCAAACTCATCCTGTCTCATTAGAGGGTACACACCCCCAAGCTTGTACTCATGTGACATAAATAACAGCAAACTGTTAAACTTCATGCATGTTCTGCCATATtctgtaactataaatagataaattgtACTATGTTTTCTTAATttaattaagaaaagaaaaaaattaaagaaaaaatgacatATTTCCAAACTGACAGTGAAAGTATTTTTCTTATGTATTATCTACAGTGGTTGACAAGTATAAGAAAGAGTCAGGGCTCTATTTTAGctttagtatattgtagtgtggatTGACTGattctctgcttttctgtacctgagcaagtaacaccagGATCTTCACCatggaaacagaaatgaaatccAAATCCTCTATGAGAGCACTGTTTGATGGagctttcacttccagaacacgGAACATTATTCAACCATTTTCGGCCACTTCCCTGACCAAAGTGGGCATTTTGATGAATTGATGAACATTTTGAATGttaattttattaacatttactcCTGCCaacgtccattttcaaaacaatcctctaccgaaagtctcgcgtcatttctggatccacctgtcgcgtgtgttttcgtgacaaaaaGTGGTTTGGGGACAGCAttgagtgacaagagttgttgtcagattgtgtggtgtgcgacgccctcttgtggatcatttatgaACTGTCGcatagtgtgaacaccacaaggacaaaaagacatacagtgaagtcatgtagtctgaacagcaaagcgatctgccgacggttaaagtcttgtagtgtgaccaggccttaaGGCTACAGGCAGGTGAGTTTTTTTTCAGGGCTGGAGCTGAATCTGCAGGACTGAGGCTCTCTAGGGCCGAACTTGACTACCCCTGCTTTAGACCATTAAGTGTTTAACTTCTTATATATTATCTACAGTGGCTGGCAAGTATAAGAAAGAATCATGGCTCTATTTTAGctttagtatattgtagtgtggattggagctgactctgcttttctgtacctgagcaagtaacaccagcatcttcacTATGGTGTCATGATCCCTGCTCCGCTGCCTCACCCGGATCCTTCTACTCCagttcctggttttcacctgctctctctccccctccctcttctctctgcTCATTCTACCACTCTAATTACCTGATGACTTTCACCTGtgctcctctctctgtcctttttaAGCAGCTATTCtgggcctgtttttttttttggtgccaGAGGGCCAGCACCTTCCAAATCAAATCTtcaaaatgtgattaaaaaccAAAGAAATGTTCTGAAGcagcaacattaaatgtaattttaaatagataaaatgtatCATGtggtgtttttaattaatataaaacttACATATTTGCAAAATGACGATGAAAATAATCTTATAAAAGCAGAGGCTGTGGTGTGTGGCTCGCAGGTACAAGATTCTGTTTTTCtgtacctgagcaagtaacaccagcatctGGTAGCAGTCATGTGATCCAAATCCTctatgagagcactgtgtgatgttgctttcacttccagaacactgaaCATTATTCAGCATTATTGGGCCACTTCCCTGACCAAAGTGGGCATTTTGATAAGCTTTGACAGCTTTACCACATTcaagctgtctacacaccacctctgcatcattcaggtcccaatcatcatcacacacattagTACACACTGTATCACACACCCAATCATTATCACACCACTGGCCATCATGCAGGATCTCCACTGTACCAGAGCAGGAGTCGGTGCCACCAATGAGTCGTATGTTACCTTacaagacaaacagaaaaattcATGTTATTAATTTATGATCATGTATTTCTTATTATTCCATTTCTGTTAGTTGTTAATGATTTCTCAAGaattattaacaataaaccccctggtgttttatttcttatatattatctaCAGTGGCTGGCAAGAGTAAGAAAGAGTCAGGGCTCTATTTTAGctttagtatattgtagtgtggattggagctgattctctgcttttctgtacctgaacaagtaacaccagcatcttcaccatggctgcagttgtgtgatccaaatcctctatgagagcactgtgtgatgttactttcacttccagaacactgaaCTTCATCCAGCCATATTGGGCCACTTCCCTGAGCAAAGTGGGCATTTTGATGAGCGGTGACCgctttaccacatccaagctgtctacacaccacctctgcatcattcaggtcccagtcatcatcacacactgttccccactgaccatcatgcAGGATCTCCACTCTACCAGAGCAGGAGTCGGTGCCACCAATGAGATGCATGTTACCTTACAAGACAAACAGCAAAATCTAtgttatattaatttatgatGATGAATCTTTTATGATTCAATTTCTGTTAGTTGTTAATAATTTCTCAAAAAAACGTTGGATGTTACAGAATCTATATTCATGTTGATCAAAGTCTTATTACTATATAGTAATAATTTTAATGATTAATTCTAACCATTtctcaaaaacaaaataaaagacatttCACATTATAAATGATGAACATTATTTGCATGAGGtcattaaaatgaactgaacaTCAACACCACTGGCCATCGTTCAGGATCTCCACTGTTCCAGAGCAGTTGTTGTTGCCACCAATGAGTCGTATTTTAGCGTCATCTAAAACAAACATCAAAATCCATGTTCATGTTAATTAATCATAGTGAATGTTATTATATATCAATATTTTGAATGATTATTTCTAATCATTTCTCAGCCATTCTTTGTTCTCCATTGTGTTTGCCACTGTGTTTTGATCCAGTTCTCTTCTGTGGATTTCTCATGTTCTGTAAATTGTGTTTGTCAGATTTGTTTGCCACACGGACTGTGCTTTctggtttgttttctttttgactgTTATTTGCACTCAGATTTTTGCTCACAGTTTTGGAATGTTTACTTGGCTTTCTATTTAATGGATTCTGCTTTTGCCTCTTCTGAagccacattataaacacataataTTATAAGCAGCATgacagaatattttatatcCTATAGACAATTTCAACCGATAGTCATTGTCATGATCTTATCCTGCACTTTCTCGGTCACGCCTTGTGCTTCCAGGGCAGTGGCTACCTGTGATCGCCTGCTTCCACGTTACTGCCATTTTATACTCACCTGCGCTATTTAAAGATGTGGCTTACACACTTTCCCTGCCGGATGATCTCTCCAGTTAGCCTTGCACTCTGCGTAATCGGCCTGCTGTCGCCCTGTtgcatttccttc comes from Hemibagrus wyckioides isolate EC202008001 linkage group LG02, SWU_Hwy_1.0, whole genome shotgun sequence and encodes:
- the LOC131369883 gene encoding deleted in malignant brain tumors 1 protein-like, whose translation is MHLIGGTDSCSGRVEILHDGQWGTVCDDDWDLNDAEVVCRQLGCGKAVTAHQNAHFAQGSGPIWLDEVQCSGSESNITQCSHRGFGSHNCSHGEDAGVTCSGNIRLIGGTDSCSGTVEILHDGQWCDNDWMTLTYDSLVTPLIKVPTLVREVAQYGWMMFSVLEVKAPSHSALIEDLENTTATMVKMLVLLAQLPKPQTRVPKKRRQITKSLIKTKKIFSSRRMMHTTLILTVMRDVECGV